From one Microbacter margulisiae genomic stretch:
- a CDS encoding glycoside hydrolase family 3 N-terminal domain-containing protein, producing the protein MKARKLLTGITLLMIGCMSYSFTPPQEVSPYENQITQLMSKMTLDEKIGQMSQFAIDVLLKTKDNVPVEPIELDTNKVNYILGHLKAGSILNVPAGVAQKPALWEKIISEMQKEAIKATGIPMIYGIDAIHGGTYSRGATLFPQEIAMGATFNPELVYKGAEVSAYETRACDIPWSFSPVLDMGRMPLWPRMWETYGEDTYLNSTMGVACVEGYQGKDRNKIGMDNVAACLKHYVGYGVPVSGQDRTPAMIPQIELLERHLKPFAEAIKAGALSVMVNSSIVNDLPVHANHHLITDVLKNDLHFDGVVVTDWQDINNLYVRDHVASSNKDAIRLAINAGIDMAMIPYDPSFCSDLKELVLEKKVSISRIDDAVRRILRLKYRLGLFSKPTWNIAPYTQYASDAHQKLAEEAADESITLLKNDDHILPLSKNTKILLTGPNANSMRTLNGGWTISWQGDKADQYLPNGITILKALQEKVGKDNVIYEPGVTYDMNGPYYAENKPDFAKAVAAAKDVDVIVACVGENSYAETPGNLNDLQLSENQQELVKELAKTGKPIILILNEGRPRIFSGIEPLTKAVLDIYLPGSEGGLALANILFGEVNPSGRLPFTYPKYTNLLTTYDYKPCENRATMNGTYFYAANNTVQYPFGYGLSYTTFEYSGLKVNKTHFLPNDELIFTVNVKNTGKVAGKETVLLYSSEEVASITPDNRRLRAFDKIELAPGETKVVTLKVKASDLSFIGLDHKWHLEKGAFDIHVGSQSLKIYADTTKIWQNYLKE; encoded by the coding sequence ATGAAAGCAAGGAAATTACTAACCGGGATCACCCTATTAATGATTGGATGTATGTCATACAGTTTTACACCGCCACAAGAGGTTTCTCCGTACGAAAATCAAATTACACAATTGATGTCAAAAATGACATTGGATGAAAAGATTGGGCAAATGTCCCAATTTGCCATTGATGTGTTGCTGAAAACGAAAGACAATGTTCCTGTAGAGCCAATTGAACTCGATACGAACAAAGTCAATTATATTCTGGGCCATTTAAAAGCAGGATCGATCCTGAATGTACCTGCCGGCGTAGCTCAAAAGCCTGCTTTATGGGAAAAGATCATATCTGAAATGCAAAAAGAAGCAATCAAGGCGACAGGAATCCCTATGATTTATGGAATTGACGCCATTCATGGCGGAACATATTCGCGTGGTGCAACACTGTTCCCACAAGAAATCGCAATGGGAGCTACGTTCAACCCGGAACTTGTTTACAAAGGTGCCGAGGTAAGTGCTTACGAAACAAGGGCATGTGATATTCCATGGAGCTTTTCTCCTGTACTTGATATGGGACGGATGCCGTTATGGCCACGTATGTGGGAGACATATGGAGAAGATACCTATCTTAATTCCACAATGGGCGTAGCCTGTGTAGAAGGATACCAGGGAAAAGATAGAAACAAAATCGGCATGGACAATGTAGCAGCTTGCCTGAAACATTATGTCGGATATGGAGTTCCCGTCAGCGGTCAGGATCGGACACCGGCCATGATTCCACAAATCGAACTTCTTGAGCGGCATTTGAAACCCTTTGCAGAAGCAATTAAAGCCGGCGCACTTTCCGTAATGGTCAATTCAAGTATTGTCAATGATTTACCGGTACATGCCAATCATCATTTGATTACTGATGTATTGAAAAATGATCTTCATTTTGATGGTGTGGTAGTAACCGACTGGCAGGATATCAACAATCTTTACGTGCGTGATCATGTTGCTTCCAGTAATAAAGATGCCATTCGCCTGGCTATTAATGCAGGTATCGACATGGCGATGATTCCTTATGATCCTTCATTCTGCAGTGACCTGAAAGAACTGGTTTTAGAAAAGAAAGTTTCCATATCGCGCATTGATGATGCAGTGCGTCGTATCCTGCGATTGAAATACCGCCTGGGATTATTCTCAAAACCCACCTGGAATATCGCACCTTATACACAATATGCCTCCGATGCTCATCAAAAACTGGCTGAAGAAGCTGCTGATGAATCGATTACTTTGCTGAAAAATGATGATCATATTTTACCGCTTTCAAAGAATACCAAAATTTTGCTTACCGGTCCAAATGCCAATTCAATGCGTACGCTTAACGGTGGATGGACCATCTCATGGCAAGGAGATAAAGCAGATCAATACCTGCCAAACGGCATCACAATTCTGAAAGCGCTTCAGGAGAAAGTAGGCAAAGACAACGTCATTTACGAACCAGGCGTTACATACGATATGAATGGGCCATATTATGCCGAAAACAAGCCCGACTTTGCCAAAGCCGTTGCAGCAGCTAAAGATGTCGACGTGATTGTTGCCTGTGTTGGTGAAAATTCTTACGCCGAAACACCCGGGAACCTCAACGACCTGCAATTATCAGAAAATCAACAGGAATTGGTAAAAGAACTTGCAAAAACAGGAAAACCCATTATCCTGATTCTAAATGAAGGCCGTCCACGAATCTTCTCAGGCATTGAACCGCTTACAAAAGCTGTGCTCGATATCTACCTGCCCGGAAGTGAAGGTGGATTAGCATTGGCTAATATCCTGTTCGGGGAGGTAAATCCTTCAGGTCGTTTGCCATTTACGTATCCCAAATATACTAATTTACTTACAACCTACGATTACAAACCCTGTGAAAACCGGGCTACAATGAATGGAACTTATTTTTATGCTGCTAACAACACTGTTCAATATCCTTTTGGATACGGATTAAGCTACACTACGTTCGAATATTCCGGTTTGAAGGTGAATAAGACACATTTCTTGCCCAATGATGAATTAATCTTTACTGTGAATGTGAAGAACACCGGTAAAGTAGCCGGTAAAGAGACTGTTTTGCTCTATTCATCGGAAGAAGTTGCCTCGATAACACCCGATAACCGCCGCTTGCGAGCATTTGACAAAATTGAACTTGCCCCGGGTGAAACCAAAGTGGTCACATTAAAAGTGAAAGCTTCTGATCTTTCGTTTATCGGATTAGATCACAAGTGGCATCTCGAAAAAGGTGCGTTCGACATTCATGTCGGCAGTCAATCCTTGAAAATTTATGCCGACACCACTAAAATCTGGCAGAACTACCTGAAAGAATAA
- a CDS encoding beta-glucosidase has product MRYLKEILLSVFFSGTFIIYSQQKLPVYLDVTKPIEQRVENALSLMTTREKVDLCHAQSKFSSKGVPRLGIPELWMDDGPMGIREEVYWDEWNGAHWTNDSCTAFPALTCLAATFNPKMAYLYGKSIGEEARYRNKSVLLGPGVNIYRTPLGGRNFEFMGEDPFLASQMVVPYIRGVQSNGVAACVKHFALNNQETWRGDVDVNVSDRALHEIYLPAFKAAVTKGKAWAIMGSYNQFRGEHCCENNLLLNKILKGRWKFDGVVISDWGGVHNTTQAVNNGLDIEMGTYTNGLTTNSSFSYSDYYLANPYLKGLKGEKYSISGLNDKARRILRLIFRTAMNTHRPWGSFATAAHAEADRKIADEGIVLLKDEDHILPIVSSSIKTIAVIGENATHRMTIGGGSSSLKVKQEIVPLEGLQARFGNEYTLLYSIGYSSEVKNSAEADSLRQAAINVAKKADIVLFIGGLNKDPHQDCEGTDRLSYGLPYGQDQLIDSLEKVNKHVVVVLVSGNAVAMPWANDVQAIVQAWYLGSQAGNAIADILSGDVNPSGKLPFTFPVKLSDCGAHSFGAIAYPGIDKKEVYKEGILVGYRWYDTKHIRPLFPFGFGLSYTTFAYSKPEASRHEYALNDTIHVRFRLTNSGKRAGAETAQLYVSKPQSKVMRAEKELKAFQKVFLQPGETKAVILSVPVKSLAYYDEAKNGWIVEPGAYNLLLASSSSDIKGEASVVVK; this is encoded by the coding sequence ATGCGTTATCTAAAAGAAATTCTGTTAAGTGTCTTTTTTTCTGGCACATTCATCATTTATTCACAACAAAAGCTCCCTGTTTATCTGGACGTCACAAAGCCCATCGAACAACGGGTGGAGAATGCTCTTTCCCTGATGACTACCCGGGAAAAAGTCGATTTATGCCATGCGCAATCAAAATTCAGTTCAAAAGGTGTCCCCCGTTTAGGAATTCCTGAACTATGGATGGATGATGGCCCGATGGGAATCCGGGAAGAAGTCTATTGGGATGAATGGAACGGAGCTCATTGGACCAACGATTCCTGCACAGCATTTCCTGCCTTAACCTGTTTAGCCGCTACGTTTAATCCGAAGATGGCTTATCTGTATGGAAAATCAATCGGAGAAGAAGCACGTTACCGTAACAAAAGCGTTTTGCTTGGCCCCGGCGTAAATATTTACCGGACTCCTTTAGGCGGACGAAACTTCGAGTTTATGGGAGAAGATCCTTTCCTTGCATCGCAAATGGTTGTCCCTTATATCAGAGGCGTACAGTCAAATGGGGTAGCTGCCTGTGTCAAGCACTTTGCACTCAACAACCAGGAGACATGGCGTGGCGATGTGGATGTGAATGTCAGCGACCGGGCGCTACATGAAATCTATTTGCCGGCATTCAAAGCAGCCGTAACCAAAGGGAAAGCATGGGCGATCATGGGTTCCTACAACCAGTTCCGGGGAGAACACTGCTGTGAAAATAATCTCTTGTTGAATAAGATACTGAAAGGCCGATGGAAATTTGACGGTGTGGTGATTAGCGACTGGGGTGGAGTTCATAATACCACTCAGGCGGTCAATAACGGACTGGACATTGAAATGGGGACATACACCAACGGATTGACAACCAACAGCTCATTTTCTTACTCGGACTATTATCTTGCCAATCCTTATCTTAAAGGGTTAAAGGGAGAAAAGTACAGCATAAGTGGATTGAACGACAAGGCCCGCCGGATCTTGCGCCTTATTTTCCGTACGGCGATGAACACGCACCGTCCGTGGGGAAGCTTTGCTACGGCAGCTCATGCCGAGGCAGACCGCAAGATAGCCGATGAAGGGATTGTGCTATTAAAAGATGAAGATCATATTCTCCCAATCGTTTCCAGTAGCATCAAAACTATCGCTGTCATCGGTGAAAATGCTACCCACAGAATGACGATAGGAGGAGGAAGTTCATCATTGAAAGTAAAGCAGGAAATTGTCCCTCTTGAAGGGTTACAAGCCCGTTTTGGCAACGAATATACACTGCTGTATTCTATCGGATATAGCTCCGAAGTCAAAAACAGTGCCGAAGCCGATTCCTTGAGGCAAGCTGCCATCAATGTGGCGAAGAAAGCCGATATTGTCCTTTTCATCGGAGGTTTGAATAAAGATCCTCACCAAGATTGTGAAGGGACGGATAGGTTGTCATACGGATTACCTTACGGGCAGGATCAGTTAATCGACAGTCTGGAGAAAGTCAACAAGCATGTGGTAGTTGTTCTGGTCAGTGGAAATGCAGTTGCCATGCCGTGGGCTAACGATGTGCAAGCCATTGTGCAGGCGTGGTATCTTGGTTCGCAGGCCGGTAACGCCATTGCCGATATTCTCAGTGGTGATGTCAACCCTTCGGGGAAATTACCTTTCACTTTCCCGGTGAAACTGTCTGATTGCGGGGCGCATTCTTTCGGCGCCATCGCCTATCCTGGCATCGACAAGAAAGAAGTGTACAAAGAGGGCATTCTGGTAGGATACCGATGGTACGACACGAAACATATCCGGCCATTATTCCCATTTGGTTTCGGACTTTCCTACACCACATTCGCCTATTCGAAACCCGAAGCCAGCCGGCACGAGTATGCTTTGAATGACACGATTCATGTCCGGTTCAGATTGACCAACAGCGGGAAAAGAGCCGGAGCCGAAACCGCCCAGTTGTACGTAAGCAAACCCCAATCGAAGGTCATGCGCGCCGAGAAAGAATTGAAAGCCTTTCAGAAAGTATTCTTGCAGCCCGGAGAAACAAAAGCTGTCATTTTATCGGTACCTGTAAAGTCCCTGGCCTATTATGATGAGGCAAAAAACGGTTGGATAGTCGAACCCGGAGCTTATAATTTGTTATTGGCAAGCTCATCAAGTGATATTAAGGGAGAAGCAAGTGTAGTGGTGAAGTAA
- a CDS encoding glycoside hydrolase family 3 C-terminal domain-containing protein, with amino-acid sequence MMKRIFIWFLCAVLSLPLSAQCYPFQNPQLPDSVRINNLISLMTLAEKVNALSTSFGVPRLGIRAIGHSEGLHGMALGGPANWGSYGSPKPVTYPTTIFPQAYGLGETWDTALIRKVADVEATEVRYYVQNPNFEKGGLVVRAPNADLARDPRWGRTEESYGEDPYLTSCMAVAFIKGLQGDNPRYWKTASLMKHFMANSNEDGRDSTSSNFDERLFREYYGYPFYKGITEGGAQAIMASYNSWNGTPMCVNPVLNHVVRKEWGNHGIICTDGGALKLLITAHHAYPTLAQGAAATIKAGVGQFLDNYKPAVYEALRKGYITVADIDKVLKDNFYVALRLGLLDGNQTKVPYANIGVTDTVAPWRSPKVHQFVRLVTAKSIVLLKNNDHLLPLDLHKIKSIAVIGPRANSVILDWYSGTPPYRVSVLQGIRNAVGKNVIVRYAPSDQMDEAANAAKASDVAIVCIGNHPYGTDPKWMYSPIPSDGREGVDRKALSLEMEDLAKVVYKANPNTILLLISSFPFAINWSEQHLPAILHVTQCSQELGNGVADVLFGKVDPAGRTTQTWVKSIADLPPMMDYNIRDGRTYMYFKGNPLYPFGYGLSYTTFAYSHLKTNATVIHPNDTLLVSVAIKNTGKYDGDEVPQLYVSFPDSKVSRPMEELRGFQRVFIKTGETKTVTFPLKVSDLAYWNTTKHAFTIEPGKVILKIGASSTDIRLHKNVKIDNYE; translated from the coding sequence ATCATGAAACGTATTTTTATTTGGTTCCTTTGTGCTGTCCTTTCTCTTCCCCTATCTGCGCAATGTTATCCTTTTCAGAATCCCCAATTACCGGACAGCGTGCGGATCAATAATCTTATTTCATTGATGACTTTGGCGGAAAAGGTCAATGCATTGTCAACATCTTTCGGTGTGCCTAGACTTGGCATCCGTGCTATAGGCCATTCCGAAGGCTTACATGGCATGGCGCTCGGAGGACCAGCCAATTGGGGAAGCTATGGTTCTCCTAAACCTGTTACTTATCCTACTACCATCTTTCCGCAAGCCTATGGTTTGGGAGAAACATGGGATACTGCGCTCATTCGCAAGGTAGCTGATGTGGAAGCAACGGAAGTACGATATTATGTACAAAATCCGAACTTCGAAAAAGGAGGGCTTGTTGTGCGGGCGCCCAATGCCGATCTGGCGCGTGATCCTCGCTGGGGCAGAACGGAAGAGAGTTATGGGGAAGATCCTTATCTTACTTCATGTATGGCTGTTGCATTTATAAAAGGATTGCAAGGCGACAACCCACGCTATTGGAAAACGGCTTCATTGATGAAACATTTCATGGCAAACAGCAACGAAGACGGGCGCGACTCTACGTCGTCAAATTTTGACGAACGGCTCTTCCGCGAATATTATGGGTACCCATTCTATAAAGGCATCACTGAAGGCGGGGCGCAAGCCATAATGGCATCCTACAACTCGTGGAACGGCACACCCATGTGTGTCAACCCTGTTTTGAACCATGTCGTGCGCAAAGAATGGGGCAATCATGGCATTATCTGTACCGACGGCGGCGCACTGAAGCTGCTCATTACTGCACATCATGCCTATCCAACATTGGCACAGGGAGCGGCTGCCACTATCAAAGCAGGTGTCGGTCAGTTTCTGGACAATTACAAACCGGCTGTTTACGAAGCGTTGCGAAAAGGATATATCACTGTGGCAGACATTGACAAGGTATTAAAAGATAATTTTTACGTTGCTCTCCGGCTGGGACTCCTGGATGGAAATCAAACCAAAGTGCCTTATGCCAATATCGGCGTCACCGATACGGTAGCTCCCTGGCGCAGCCCGAAGGTGCATCAATTCGTGCGGCTCGTTACTGCTAAATCGATCGTATTGCTCAAGAACAATGACCATTTGCTCCCGCTCGATTTGCATAAAATCAAATCCATTGCCGTCATCGGCCCGCGGGCAAACAGTGTGATTCTCGACTGGTACAGCGGGACACCTCCCTATAGAGTGTCAGTATTGCAGGGAATTAGAAATGCCGTCGGAAAGAATGTCATCGTACGCTATGCACCATCCGACCAGATGGATGAGGCGGCCAATGCTGCAAAAGCGTCCGATGTAGCCATTGTATGTATAGGGAACCATCCCTATGGAACCGATCCGAAATGGATGTATTCGCCTATCCCAAGTGACGGGCGCGAGGGTGTTGACCGCAAAGCCTTATCGCTCGAAATGGAAGACCTGGCCAAAGTAGTTTATAAAGCCAATCCCAATACCATATTACTCCTTATTAGCAGTTTCCCCTTTGCCATCAACTGGTCGGAACAACATCTGCCGGCTATTTTACACGTCACACAATGCAGCCAGGAGCTAGGCAACGGCGTGGCAGATGTCCTGTTCGGAAAGGTCGACCCTGCCGGACGCACTACACAAACATGGGTAAAATCTATTGCCGACCTCCCTCCAATGATGGATTATAACATTCGCGACGGACGTACCTATATGTACTTTAAAGGGAACCCCCTTTATCCTTTTGGCTATGGGCTTAGCTACACTACTTTCGCCTATTCGCATTTGAAAACAAATGCTACCGTTATACATCCCAACGACACCTTGCTGGTCTCAGTTGCTATAAAAAACACGGGAAAATATGACGGAGATGAAGTCCCTCAATTATATGTATCATTCCCCGATTCAAAAGTATCCCGTCCCATGGAAGAACTCAGGGGATTTCAACGCGTTTTTATCAAAACGGGAGAAACAAAAACCGTCACCTTCCCGCTGAAAGTTTCCGATCTTGCCTATTGGAATACAACCAAACATGCCTTTACCATCGAACCTGGCAAAGTAATCCTGAAAATAGGCGCTTCATCAACTGATATACGCTTGCACAAGAACGTGAAAATAGACAATTATGAATGA